The following is a genomic window from Opitutus sp. GAS368.
AGCTCGGGCGATGACCCTGGTCTTTCACCCCCAGGTCGAGCTGCAGGAATTTTGGCCGCAAATCGACCTCGGTCTGCGGTTCCGTCGGATGCCCGAATTGCTGCAGGAGCCATTCGAAACGGGAAGAAGACTTTTTCGCCGTGGCATGGGCCACGACCGCCGGCTTGGAGGGTGCCGCGGTCTCCTCCGGCGCCGCGGCGGAGGGATTGTAGTGAAACCGCGCCTGCCACTCGGGCGCGAGATCGCGCAGCCCGATGGACACCATGCCGCCGGTGTGGGTGATGACGAGCGTGCGGGCGTTGACTGAACGGATGACGACCTGATGGTAGGTCGTGTTGCCGACTGGCAGGTCGCCGAGCCGCGTGCCTGGGGCGAGGATCTCGTCGGCCGCAAGACTGTCCAAGATGGTCAGCAGGAAGGCACCGGCCAGATACAGCGGGACAAATCGGTTTAAGCAGGGCATGCGGGACAGATTCACGTTGGGCAACCGGCCCGGGCGCGCAAGAGTGGGACGACCGTGCGGGAAATATGCGGCCCGGAACGGAAGAGCAGAACCACGCTAGCGCAGGAGGTGGAACGAATCGAGGAAGTGGAGGGCTTCCGGGCTGCTCTCGGTGCCCGACGAGGATAGATACATGATCTGGTAAAGCCGGTGGTCGACCAGGTAGCAGCGCACCCGGGCGCTGAGTTTGTCCTTCGAGTTGTCCAGGATGTATTCCCAGCCCGATACATCGCCCAGCTTGTGTTCCACCTTGGAGCGGATGACGCCGTTCATGCTGCTCACCACGTTCTGGATGATGCCCTCATAACTTTTCGCCAGATCCAGCTTCTGGGCGGGGTCGTAATCGTTGTAACTCAGGATGCAGGCCTGGGCGCCATCCGCCGACTCATGCGTCAGCATGTGCAGGACGGTTTTCCCGAGCTTGGACTCGGTGGTCGAGTCGGAGCGTTTGACCGGGGACGGAAGGTCCACGGTAAACCGCCCGGGGTTGTCGACAATAATCTCGGCGCGGATGGGTCCGGCCCACAGCAGCCCGAGCGTGCAAATCAATCCGACCCAATGCCGGTTGCGTTTCATGGGCGGAAAGCAATCACACGGGGGGATGCTTGCCAAGCCCGGAGACCGGGCGGAGCCGGCGGCCTACTTGCCCAGGCTCTGGCGCAGGGCATCCAGCTGGTTGGCGGAACCGAGCAGGACGTTGCGGCTGGCGATGAACTTCGCGTATTCCTCGATGAAGATCTTGCCCGGCGGGCGGAAGTCGAATTCCTTGGGATTGTCGCGGAAGAACTCGCGGTGGACGCGGGTCCAGACGAGGCGGCCGTCGGTGTCGATGTTGATTTTGGTGACGCCGAGCTTGGCGGCGGGAAGGTATTCGTTCACGTCGACGCCCATCGAGCCGGCGATCTGACCGCCGGCGGCGTTGATGCGGGCGACCTCGTCCTGCGGGACGGAGGACGAGCCGTGCATGACCAGCGGGAAGCCGGGCAGGAGGGCCTTGATCTTGGTGAGCACGTCGAAGTGGAGCGACTGCTTGCCCTTGAACTTGAAGGCGCCGTGCGAGGTGCCGATGGCGCAGGCGAGAGAGTCGCAACCGGTCTGGGTGACGAAGTCCTTGGCCTCGTCCGGATTGGTGAGCATCGCATGCCCTTCATCGACCTTGATGTCCTCCTCGACGCCGCCGAGCATGCCGAGCTCGGCTTCGACGGAGATGCCCTTGGCGTGCGCCTTGTCGACGACCCGCTTGGTGATCTCGACGTTCCTGGCGAACGGGTCGTGGGAGGCA
Proteins encoded in this region:
- a CDS encoding ketose-bisphosphate aldolase codes for the protein MIVTTAQLFKHAYGKYAVGAYNINNAEQAMGLFKGAIASKAPFIIQISKGARKYTDKRMLEAIIRAASEIFPEAIFAVHLDHGDEETCYDCINSGFFSSVMIDASHDPFARNVEITKRVVDKAHAKGISVEAELGMLGGVEEDIKVDEGHAMLTNPDEAKDFVTQTGCDSLACAIGTSHGAFKFKGKQSLHFDVLTKIKALLPGFPLVMHGSSSVPQDEVARINAAGGQIAGSMGVDVNEYLPAAKLGVTKINIDTDGRLVWTRVHREFFRDNPKEFDFRPPGKIFIEEYAKFIASRNVLLGSANQLDALRQSLGK